A portion of the Salvelinus alpinus chromosome 33, SLU_Salpinus.1, whole genome shotgun sequence genome contains these proteins:
- the htatip2 gene encoding oxidoreductase HTATIP2 isoform X1, with amino-acid sequence MLPLCKTAIKQLGLSSVVKHCLVLSFRMAHDLKTLAEDFRQKNKSCFILGVSGETGKELLKEIVERKLFSKITVIGRRQLTFEDEAYENLVQEVVDFEKLSDYAAAFQGHDVGYCCLGTTKAKAGADGFIRVDHDYVLKSAELAKAGGCSHFNLESSKGADKTSGFLYLKVKGQVEADIEPLGFERYSIYRPAVLMVDRQESRPAEWFARKVLGPISSMFPTAMSIPIQSVTRAMVANTLIPAGEKVEILENKAIYDLGKAPEK; translated from the exons ATGCTGCCTTTGTGTAAAACAGCGATCAAACAATTAGGTCTCTCCTCAGTGGTGAAGCATTGTCTTGTTTTGTCCTTCAGGATGGCACACGACCTGAAAACACTGGCAGAGGACTTCAGACAGAAGAATAAAAGTTGTTTTATCCTTGGTGTCTCTGGAGAGACAGGCAAAGAGTTACTCAAAGAGATTGTGGAGAGGAAGCTCTTCTCGAAGATCACTGTCATCGGAAGGCGGCAGCTCACATTTGAAGACGAAGCGTATGAGAACCTG GTGCAGGAGGTGGTGGACTTTGAGAAACTGAGTGACTATGCTGCTGCATTCCAAGGGCATGATGTTGGCTACTGCTGCCTGGGAACGACCAAAGCCAAAGCCGGGGCT GATGGATTCATCCGTGTTGACCATGACTATGTCCTGAAGTCAGCGGAGCTCGCCAAGGCAGGAGGCTGCTCACACTTCAACCTCGAGTCTTCTAAAGGGGCTGACAAAACCAGTGGTTTTCTCTATCTCAAAGTGAAG GGACAAGTGGAGGCAGACATTGAGCCGTTGGGCTTCGAGAGGTACTCCATCTATCGCCCTGC GGTGCTGATGGTCGACAGGCAGGAGAGCCGGCCTGCCGAATGGTTTGCCAGGAAGGTCCTGGGCCCTATTTCCTCCATGTTTCCCACAGCGATGTCCATCCCCATCCAATCAGTGACCAGGGCCATGGTGGCCAACACACTGATCCCTGCAGGGGAGAAAGTGGAGATCCTGGAGAATAAAGCCATCTATGACTTGGGGAAGGCCCCAGAGAAATGA
- the htatip2 gene encoding oxidoreductase HTATIP2 isoform X2 yields the protein MAHDLKTLAEDFRQKNKSCFILGVSGETGKELLKEIVERKLFSKITVIGRRQLTFEDEAYENLVQEVVDFEKLSDYAAAFQGHDVGYCCLGTTKAKAGADGFIRVDHDYVLKSAELAKAGGCSHFNLESSKGADKTSGFLYLKVKGQVEADIEPLGFERYSIYRPAVLMVDRQESRPAEWFARKVLGPISSMFPTAMSIPIQSVTRAMVANTLIPAGEKVEILENKAIYDLGKAPEK from the exons ATGGCACACGACCTGAAAACACTGGCAGAGGACTTCAGACAGAAGAATAAAAGTTGTTTTATCCTTGGTGTCTCTGGAGAGACAGGCAAAGAGTTACTCAAAGAGATTGTGGAGAGGAAGCTCTTCTCGAAGATCACTGTCATCGGAAGGCGGCAGCTCACATTTGAAGACGAAGCGTATGAGAACCTG GTGCAGGAGGTGGTGGACTTTGAGAAACTGAGTGACTATGCTGCTGCATTCCAAGGGCATGATGTTGGCTACTGCTGCCTGGGAACGACCAAAGCCAAAGCCGGGGCT GATGGATTCATCCGTGTTGACCATGACTATGTCCTGAAGTCAGCGGAGCTCGCCAAGGCAGGAGGCTGCTCACACTTCAACCTCGAGTCTTCTAAAGGGGCTGACAAAACCAGTGGTTTTCTCTATCTCAAAGTGAAG GGACAAGTGGAGGCAGACATTGAGCCGTTGGGCTTCGAGAGGTACTCCATCTATCGCCCTGC GGTGCTGATGGTCGACAGGCAGGAGAGCCGGCCTGCCGAATGGTTTGCCAGGAAGGTCCTGGGCCCTATTTCCTCCATGTTTCCCACAGCGATGTCCATCCCCATCCAATCAGTGACCAGGGCCATGGTGGCCAACACACTGATCCCTGCAGGGGAGAAAGTGGAGATCCTGGAGAATAAAGCCATCTATGACTTGGGGAAGGCCCCAGAGAAATGA
- the LOC139562853 gene encoding transmembrane protein 208-like isoform X1: MAPKGKVSTKGKKQIYEENEATLKFYTRVILGANAIYTALNLLVFYSSSTFWTWFALVFALAVYVGSYRSMTAMAKAVFGEDGSLLDGGIDLNMEQGMAEHLKDVILLTAILQVLSTISSYSWYLWLLAPARAMFLLWVNFLGPWFSAETPGAAPEEVNEKRQRRQERRQMKRF, from the exons ATGGCG CCCAAAGGTAAGGTCAGCACTAAAGGCAAGAAGCAAATCTACGAGGAGAATGAGGCGACACTCAAGTTCTACACCAGAGTAATCTTGGGAGCCAAC GCGATATACACTGCGTTAAACCTCTTGGTCTTCTATAGCTCTTCAACGTTTTGGACATGG TTTGCGCTGGTGTTTGCGCTAGCAGTGTATGTGGGCAGTTACCGCTCCATGACTGCCATGGCCAAAGCAGTGTTTGGTGAGGATGGGAGTCTGCTGGACGGAGGAATAGATCTGAACATGGAGCAGGGGATGGCAGA GCATCTGAAGGATGTTATCCTGCTAACTGCTATATTACAAGTGCTCAGCACCATCTCCTCCTACTCCTGGTACCTTTGGCTGCTG GCCCCGGCCCGTGCAATGTTCCTGCTGTGGGTGAACTTCCTAGGCCCCTGGTTTTCGGCCGAGACCCCTGGTGCCGCCCCAGAGGAGGTGAATGAGAAGAGGCAGAGACGACAGGAGCGCCGACAGATGAAGAGATTCTAA
- the LOC139562853 gene encoding transmembrane protein 208-like isoform X2, whose protein sequence is MTAMAKAVFGEDGSLLDGGIDLNMEQGMAEHLKDVILLTAILQVLSTISSYSWYLWLLAPARAMFLLWVNFLGPWFSAETPGAAPEEVNEKRQRRQERRQMKRF, encoded by the exons ATGACTGCCATGGCCAAAGCAGTGTTTGGTGAGGATGGGAGTCTGCTGGACGGAGGAATAGATCTGAACATGGAGCAGGGGATGGCAGA GCATCTGAAGGATGTTATCCTGCTAACTGCTATATTACAAGTGCTCAGCACCATCTCCTCCTACTCCTGGTACCTTTGGCTGCTG GCCCCGGCCCGTGCAATGTTCCTGCTGTGGGTGAACTTCCTAGGCCCCTGGTTTTCGGCCGAGACCCCTGGTGCCGCCCCAGAGGAGGTGAATGAGAAGAGGCAGAGACGACAGGAGCGCCGACAGATGAAGAGATTCTAA